One Carettochelys insculpta isolate YL-2023 chromosome 15, ASM3395843v1, whole genome shotgun sequence DNA window includes the following coding sequences:
- the MYOZ3 gene encoding myozenin-3 isoform X1 — protein sequence MFPIPDLDPTRERKRQVLAIVRDTAGDGPQLDLGKKVSVPQDLMVEELSLQSNRGSQLFQQRQKRVQKFVLEHPTGYRASSSTTLAGGSHGVAEGHLVGQPDAWMSAEGKENYHADFHMAAAGQGTPPKAPKKTDKVKQMSRALNPDVLAPGYSGPLKEVPPEKFNFTAIPKGYCSPWQEFLSSEDYRLDSKSQLPELPRIPRQVELRSFNRTPIPFGGALLSDTFPVLGLEKEAPTDTQNGLELVWNRPSFNRAAQGWVQRLPETEDL from the exons ATGTTCCCAATTCCAGATTTGGACCCcaccagagagagaaaaaggcaggTGCTGGCCATTGTGAGGGACACGGCAGGAGATG gCCCCCAGCTGGACTTGGGGAAGAAGGTCAGCGTCCCCCAGGATCTGATGGTGGAGGAGCTGTCTCTGCAGTCCAACAGGGGCTCCCAGCTGTTCCAACAGAGGCAGAAGCGGGTGCAGAAGTTCGTCTTGGAGCATCCCACGGGTTACAGAGCT AGCTCAAGCACGACGTTGGCAGGTGGTTCGCACGGTGTGGCTGAGGGGCACCTGGTTGGACAACCCGATGCGTGGATG TCTGCCGAGGGCAAGGAGAACTACCACGCAGACTttcacatggcagcagcaggccAGGGGACCCCTCCCAAAGCACCCAAGAAGACAGACAAAGTCAAACAGATGAGCAGAGCCCTCAATCCTGATGTCCTGGCCCCAG GCTACTCTGGGCCGCTGAAAGAAGTCCCGCCAGAGAAATTCAACTTCACTGCCATCCCCAAGGGCTACTGTTCTCCATGGCAGGAGTTCCTCAGCAGTGAAGACTACCGGCTGGACAGCAAGAGCCAATTGCCTGAACTGCCCAGGATACCCAGACAGGTTGAGTTGAGGAGTTTCAACAG GACTCCTATCCCGTTTGGTGGGGCACTACTCAGTGACACATTCCCCGTGCTTGGGTTGGAAAAGGAGGCTCCGACAGACACCCAGAATGGCTTGGAGCTCGTTTGGAATAGACCAAGCTTTAAcagagcagcccagggctgggtccAGCGTTTACCAGAGACAGAAGACCTGTAA